GCACCACACTCATTGAATAATTGAGAAGATTAAAATCATCTTATTATTTAAGGTTTGTGTATTCGGGGAGAGCATGAAGATATATGAAAGGATCAGGGAGTTGTCAAAGAAATATGAATTGAAAAATGAGGAAAAAATGATTCTCGGAACTGATGGAAGTGTAACAAATCTGTTGGAAATTTTATTTGAGGGAGATGTTGTTGTTAAGACCATATTTCAAAAAATTGTAGATGATACAACCTACAGGACGGTTATACTTGAGGTAAACAATATTCCTCTTGTATATGCCACTTCAAAAATACCATTTAAAAACATAGAGTATGAGTTGAGGGAGAATATAAAAAGAGATTTATTATCTGCAGAAATCCCAATTGGAAGGATTTTGAAGATGCACAACCTTGAAACAAGAAGAGAAATTATAGATATTGATGTTAAAGGGGTTGATGAAAAAGTTAGAAAATTATTAAAAACAGATAAAAAACTATTCCCCCAAAGAACCTACAACATCATCCACAATAACAAAATACTAATGCAAATTACTGAAATTTTCAATTTAGGGGAGCATATTTAGGAGAACTACTTACCTAATCAAATCTTACATCGATGGTGGGATTATGTTAAAAGAAGCGATGTTTTATGAGAAACTTGAAAAAAATAGAGTTAAGTGTAATTTATGCCCAAGACACTGTGTAATTTTAGATGGGAAGAGGGGATTTTGTAGAGCAAGGAAAAATATTGATGGGAAATTATATGCTATGGGTTATGGAAAGTTGTCATCTGTTGCAATAGACCCAATCGAAAAAAAGCCTTTATTCCACTTTTACCCGGGTTCAAGTGTTTTATCCATTGCCACTGGGGGATGTAATTTTAGATGCAAATACTGCCAAAATTGGCAGATAAGCCAAAGAGCACCTGACGAAATTCCATACAAAGAAATGTATCCAGAGGATATCGTAAATCTTACAATTGAATACAACTGTGAGGGGATTAGTTACACGTACACAGAACCTACTATATTTTATGAGATTATGTATGATACGGCAATCCTTGCAAGAAAACATAGATTGTATAATGCAATGGTGACAAATGGTTATATTGAGGAAGAACCTCTTAAAAAACTTCCAGTAGATGCTATGAATATTGACATTAAAGGAAATGCAGAGTTTTACAAAAAGGTTTGTCAGGGTACTCTTGACCCCGTTTTAAGAACATGTGTGTTGGCAAAAAAACTTGGAATACACGTAGAAGTAACAAATCTAATAATCCCCGGATATAACGACAACGAGGATGATATGCTATATATAATAGAATTTGTAAAAGATAAGTTAGGAAAAGAAACCCCTATCCACTTCACAAGATTCCATCCAGATTATATGTTAATGGATATTCCCCCAACACCCGTTGAAGTTTTGGAAAAAGCGAGAAATATGGCGTTGGAAGAGGGTTTAAAGTATGTTTATATTGGGAATGTTCCCGGACATGGAGGAGAACATACATATTGTCCAAATTGTGGGGCATTATTAATTAGGAGGGATATATTCAATATATCAATCGTCGACCTTGATATGACGACAAAACCTCCAAAATGTTTAGTATGTGGTGAAAAAATAGATATTATTACAAAATAAAATAAATGTGCGATGATGATTGCCGACTTCACTGATGTGTGATGATATCGGGGACACCTGAGCACAATTTTTTACTTTTTGGTGATTAACTATTTATTATAAACAAACTATCTTATCTGATAGTGTGATTTAACAATATTAAC
The genomic region above belongs to Methanotorris formicicus Mc-S-70 and contains:
- a CDS encoding chorismate--pyruvate lyase family protein, with the translated sequence MKIYERIRELSKKYELKNEEKMILGTDGSVTNLLEILFEGDVVVKTIFQKIVDDTTYRTVILEVNNIPLVYATSKIPFKNIEYELRENIKRDLLSAEIPIGRILKMHNLETRREIIDIDVKGVDEKVRKLLKTDKKLFPQRTYNIIHNNKILMQITEIFNLGEHI
- the amrS gene encoding AmmeMemoRadiSam system radical SAM enzyme, with protein sequence MLKEAMFYEKLEKNRVKCNLCPRHCVILDGKRGFCRARKNIDGKLYAMGYGKLSSVAIDPIEKKPLFHFYPGSSVLSIATGGCNFRCKYCQNWQISQRAPDEIPYKEMYPEDIVNLTIEYNCEGISYTYTEPTIFYEIMYDTAILARKHRLYNAMVTNGYIEEEPLKKLPVDAMNIDIKGNAEFYKKVCQGTLDPVLRTCVLAKKLGIHVEVTNLIIPGYNDNEDDMLYIIEFVKDKLGKETPIHFTRFHPDYMLMDIPPTPVEVLEKARNMALEEGLKYVYIGNVPGHGGEHTYCPNCGALLIRRDIFNISIVDLDMTTKPPKCLVCGEKIDIITK